From Gottschalkiaceae bacterium SANA:
GGTTGCAGAAAATGCGCTTGCAGGTGCCGAGTGGTTGCGCGATTTTGTAGGCGTTGTTTGGGAAGACGAGTTGATGCAGTTTGGTGGTCATTCTGCCAAACGAAGCTTGGTTCCTGAAGGAGCAAGCGGAAGAGCCATTATTACTAAGCAATTGGCGAAAGCGGAAGAGATGGGAATTTCGGTTCTATTAAACACAAAAGCAACGGCTTTGGTTACTGATGAAAACGGAAAAGTTGTTGGAGTTGAAGCGGAAGGAAAAGAGAATGACTACATCTTTGAAACCAACAAAGCAGTGATCATTGCATCAGGCGGTTTTGGATCCAATGTAGAAATGCGTGTGAAGTACAATCCAGATATTGATGGATCGATTCTTTCTACAAATTCACCGGGAAGCACAGGCGATGGCATTGTCATGGCAGAAGCCGTTGGTGCAGATTTGACGGGTATGGAATATATTCAGACTTATCCAATTTGTGATCCTTTATCAGGTACGCTTTTGTATGTGGATGACGCTCGTCTTTACGGACACACTGTCATCGTCAACAAAGAGGGTAAGCGTTTTGTAGAAGAATTGGGACGTCGCGATGTGATGTCCATGGGAATCAAAGCACAAACCGGTAGCGTTTGTTATGAATTGATGGATCAAAATGGATTTGAAAAGAGCTACTTGCAAGAGAACCATGCGGCAGAGATTGACTACTTGTATAACAATGACTTGTTTGTAAAAGCAGATACATTAGAAGAAGCAGCAGCCTTCTTCGATATCGATGCAGCAGAGTTGCAAACCACTGTCGACAATTATAATCAATATGTTGCAGCTGGCGAAGACTTGGAATTCCACAAGCGAAGCTTGCCATCTACAATTGAAAAAGCACCATACTACATTTTAAAAGCGGTACCGGCTGTTCACCATACCATGGGCGGAATCATGATTAATGAGAGCGCACAAGTCGTTAGTGAGGAAGGTACGGTAATTGAAGGCTTGTTTGCAGCTGGCGAAGTAACAGGCGGCATTCACGGCAAAAACCGTTTGGGAAGCAACGCGATAGCAGATATTACGGTATTTGGTCGAATTGCAGGACAAAACGCAGCAAAATAGTATAAATGAGGTAAATCAATAACACTGTTGGCACATTGTTATAACAGGTACTGAGTGAGATGGTTTGAAAAGGGGATCGGGGAAAGGGATGATCCAAATAGAATAGTGACGGAAGATTGTTTCCGGGAATAAAAAATAGAGAATGTCGCCATTATGGCGACATTCTCTATTTAAGTAAGGATGTATTGCTATAAAAGGATATGGAAAAGTTTCTTTAGTTATTAGGGAAGAAAGCAATTCCAGTAAGGCAAATTAAGGAGTTTAGAACCAGCCACGAATCTTCATGGCATCGGCAACACGTTTGATGGAAATCATGTAAGCTGCAGTTCGCATTTCTACATGCTGGTGATCCATCATTTCCCAGATTGCGTTGAAAGCATCTACCATCAAGCGTTCTTGCTTCTCTTGTACTTCGTTGAATCCCCAATAGTAGTTTTGTAGGTTCTGTACCCATTCGAAGTACGAAACCGTTACACCACCGGAATTGGCTAAAATATCTGGAACGATCAGGATGCCTTTAGCGTTCAATATTTTTCCTGCTTCTGGAGTGGTTGGACCATTTGCACCTTCACAGACGATTTTTGCTTTAATTTTATCTGCATTATCGCTTGTGATCGCATTTTCTAATGCGCATGGTGCGAAGATTTCAACGTCTAAGCCAAAGATTTCGTCACGGCCTAGTTCTTCGTCTGCTCCTGGGAAGCCTTTGATGTCGTCTCTGTTTTTCTTATATTCCATCAAAGCGAGAATATTTAATCCATCTTTTCGGTATAGGCAGCATGACGCATCAGATACGGCAACGACTTTTACACCGGCTTGCATTGCGTAAAATGCTGCGAAGCTGCCAACATTGCCAAAGCCTTGAATTGCAACTGTTGTTTGTTTCAGGTCAATGCCTTTTTTCTTTGCGGATTCGCGAATCATTAAGAATACACCGTAGCCTGTCGCTTCTGTACGAGCTAGAGAACCACCGAATTCAACGGGTTTGCCAGTGATGACACCCGGAATGAGTTCGCCATGCATTTTAGAAAACTCGTCTACCATCCAAGACATAATTTGTCCATTTGTATTCACATCGGGTGCTGGAATGTCTTTGCGATCCCCAATAAATTCGCCAAGGGCACGTACGTAACCGCGTGACAATCGTTCTAGTTCTCCTTGCGACAATTGTTTTGGATCAACAATGATTCCGCCTTTGCCGCCTCCGTATGGAAGACCGACAACACCGCATTTAAATGTCATCCAAGTAGAAAGTGCACGAACTTCATCCAAAGAAACGTTTGGATGGAATCGGATGCCGCCTTTTGTTGGTCCAACTGCATCATTATGTTGTGCTCGAAAGGCTTCAAATATACGAAGACTACCGTTGTCCATTTTTACGGGTACAGGGAATGATAGAACACGCATCGGTTGTTTTAAGAGTTCATATACTGCTGGATCTGTTTGCAATTGATTGCACGCCGTTTTTACTTGATGTTGCGCAATCTCAAAAGGGTTTAATGTTTTTTCTGCCATTGAAATGCCTCCTAAAAATTTACGATTATGAAAATATATTTTCATTACCGAAAGAATGATTTCAGAATATCACAGAAATGAAAAAAATGACATCGTTTTCTATGAATAAATCGCAATTACTTTATGAACAAATTGCAACAAAAAACTCGTAGAAGATGATCTACGAGTTTTTTGTTTGATTGAGCCATAGCCAAAAAATACGCTATTAAGCCAACTTTTAGCGTGATGGTGTTTGTATAAAAAAGATATCCTCAATAAAGGCAAGCAATGATATACTAGGAAACATCGTATTTATTCAAGTTGCTTTTGAGAGAGGCATGATATTGGCCACGACGAAGGTTTATTAGTAGTGGATGTTCATTTCTTTTAGCAAGGCGTCTTTGCGATCCAGTGCAGCTAAGGTTTCTTTAGGATTAAGACGACCAATACTGACAACCAATGCGTTCATAATGGACATGGCTGAAACGAATGAATAAGAATTCTTTGGGTTTGCGGCGATCAAGGTAATATCCGATAGGACAGACAAAGGGGAAGAAAAGCTATCAGTGATGGCGATAATTTTTGCTCCACAGTTTGAAAAGTACTCTGTGACATGCGCTGTCTGCTTTGTATACTTTGAAAAACCAATTGATACCAAAACTGAATCATTATCTATAGTCATGATTTTATCGAATAGATCTCCGGTGCCGGGAGCAACGAGTTGTGTATTGGGTCGAATTTCTTTAAGTAAAAAGTAAAAATAATAGGCGACGGAGTAAGAGGAACGCAATCCGATGATATAAATTTTTTTCGCCTTATCAATGGTGTCCACAGCTGAGAGAAATTCATTTGTCAGACTTTCTGTTAAGGTTGCTTTCAGATTTTCGATATTGGCATTCAAAACGCTTGCCAAAACATCGTCTGTATTTTCGTCTAAAAGCGAGAGTCTAATTTCTTTTCGGTCAATCGTTTCTTTCTTAACAATTTGTTGTAGATCTTTTTGAAATGCGGGAAACCCTGTATATCCTAATTCTTTGGAAAAGCGCGTGATACTGGCCGGGCTGACCTCCGCGTAGGTGCTAAATTCGATGATCGACATAAAAACGATTGTAGAATGACTTTCACGTACAAGATCAGCTAGTTTTTTATTCACTTTCGAAAAGGAATCGTATTTTTGATTGAGAATTAGAAAAATATCGTTACTCATATGGTTTCACCATCCTCTGATTATTATAGTGATTATAGTTTATCATATCATGTTCGAGAATAATTCTTAAAGATTCTCATAATAGATTTTGAATAGTGAAAAGAAATGAAAATATATTTTCAATTTATACTTGAAAACATATTTTCATCTATGCTATACTATGAAAAGATAATAACATTACGAAACAATTAAAGTGATTGTCACAGAGATTCCTGCAATTGTTAACTCAATGGAAACAGCATTGATAGCGAGAGGAGGAAAATTTATTTCCAATCAAGGAAAACGCTTCGCAAAAAGGGGATGAGAAAAGGTTTAGCGAGTTGGTACTTTGTGGGCGATCAATCAAAACGGAAAGAAGGCGTTATTGTATTAGGTAATTAAATAATGAGTTGGAGGTTTGAATGAAGAATTCTGGAAACGTAACAAAGAAGATCTTATGGTACATGGTACTCGGGGTAATAGTCGGTGTGTTTTTGAATAGAATTTCAGATAATGTCATCGTACAAAAGTATTTATTAGGATTTATTTTCAAACTTGGTAGTAAAGGATTTGTCGCACTAATTAAGATGGTTGTTGTACCTTTGGTATTTTTCTCATTAATTGTGGGAACGTCCGAAATGGGCGATATCGCTAAACTTGGAAGAATTGGCACAAAGACGTTGTTTTTTTACTTGGGCACAACGGCTGTTGCCTTGATCATTGCAGTAACATTCGCAACGTTCATCCAGCCAGGTGTTGGTTTTGACCTAAGTGGATATACGGATGCGGTTGCAAGTTTCCAAGCGAAAGAAGCGCCACCGATTGCTGATGTATTTTTGAATATAATTCCAAAAAATCCAGTTGAGTCTTTGGCATCAGGCAACATGTTACAAATCATATTCTTCGCAATGCTATTGGGCGGTTGTATGACAGTACTTGGTGATAAAGCAGCCAAGACACGACAATTTTTCAATGAAATGAACGATATCATGATCCAAATGGTATGGGCGGTTATGAAAGTTGCACCATGGGGTGTATTCTTCTTATCAGCAGATACCTTTACAAAACTTGGATTTGCTGCATTTGTTCCATTGGGAAAATATATGTTAACCGTATTAGGTGCATTGGCCATTCATGCAGTAGTTACCTACGGATCACTTTTGGTCGGTGTAGGCAAATTAAATCCTGTACAATTTATTAAGAACTTCTTGCCAGCGTTATCAGTATCATTCTCTACAGCTAGCAGTAACGCAACACTTCCAATTACATTAGATACAGTAACAAAACGTTGTGGTGTAGATAAAGAAGTGAGTGCATTTACGATTCCTTTAGGTGCAACCGTTAATATGGACGGTTCAGCAATTACACAAGGGGTTGCAACCATTTTCATCGCACAGGCCTACGGCATACCGCTTGGCTTTTCGGCCTTGATGATGGTTGTTGTAACTGCAACATTGTCTTCTGTTGGTACAGCCGGAGTTCCGAGTGCATCAATGATTATGTTGGCGATGGTACTTGGCCAAGTTGGTCTGCCAGTTGAAGCAATTGGTATTATTATTGGTGTTGATAGATTGTTGAGCATGACAAGAACCATGTTGAATGTTTCGGGCGATGCGATCTGTACGATGTTGATTGCAAAAAGCGAAGGTCAGTTCGATGAAAGTGTCTTTAATCAAGAAAATTTAATTGAAGAAAAAGCGGCATAAGAATAAAGGGTTAATAAGAATGGCATTTGGCTTTGCATAGAAATGGCAAAGCCAAATGCTATCTCAATTATGAGTGAAATTATGAGGTGATTATGATGATAAGCAGACGAGCAAAAAATATGGAACCTTCAATGACAGCGGTAGTGAAGTCTAAAGTTGCCGATTATAAAAGCCGAGGAGTTGACATCATTTCTATGAATGTTGGCGAATCGGACTTTAATACACCAGAAAACATCAAAGACGCTGGAATTGCAGCCATCCAAGCAAACCATACAAGGTATACGCCAACTGCAGGCCTTAACCAATTAAAAGAAGGGATTGCAAAGAAGCTGTTGAAGGAGAACAAAGCGGTTTACGACAAAGGTGAGATTTGTGTAACTACCGGTGCAAAGTTAGCGGTGTATAATACGATTTTTGCCATGTGTGATGAGCAGGATGAAGTGATTATTCCAACTCCGTGCTATGTTAGTTATGTTGATATGGTGAAATTGGCAGATGCAAAACCGGTTTTGGTTGAAACGGATATCACGAATGGATTTCAATTGGATGTTGCTAAATTGGAAGCAGCGGTTACGGATCGAACTAAAGTGATTTTGATCAACAACCCGAATAATCCGACAGGTGCGGTATATAGTCGAGAATCATTAGAGGCATTGGCAGAGTTGGCAGTGAGAAAAAATTTATACATTGTATCGGATGATGTGTACGAACGTTTCGTCTATGATGGAGCAGAGTATGTATGTATTGCTTCACTAAATGAAGAGATTAAGAAAAGAACCGTTGTGATTAATGGCTTTTCCAAAGGATTTAATATGACGGGTTGGAGAATTGGATACGCTGCAGGACCGAAAAAAATCATTAAAACGATTACAAGCTTGCAGGGGCATATGACGTCTAATACCAACACGATTTCTCAATGGGCTGCTTGCGAAGCCTTAGTTGGTGAGCGAGAGACGATTGAAAATATGGTGAATGAATTCCAAAATAGACGAGATACGGTTTACGAAAAATTGGTTCAATTGGAAGGCGTAACCTGCCAGAAACCAGAAGGTGCTTTTTATTTGTTCCCTGATGTTTCCTCTTATTATGGAAAAAAATATGAGAGTTATCATATCAATAACTCGAATGACATGGTCGAATTTTTAATTGACTTTGCTCATGTTTCTTTAATTCCGGGATCGGCATTCCGATCGCCAAGCAATATTCGAATTGCATATTCCAATTCTCAAGAGATGTTGAATGAAGGCATGGACAGAATTGAAAAAGCGTTAAAGCTATTGAAATAGATAAAAATAAGGAGAAGGTATGAGTTTACGGATTCTAGTAATTGTGATTTTGGCCTATACCTTTACTTTCCTCAACGGTGTAAAAGATGGTGGGAATGTGATTGCCACCATCATTACATCTCGTTCATTAAAACCCTATAAAGCACTATTCCTTGCAGTGATGATTGAGTTTTTTGCTCCTCTTTTTATGGGGACAGCAGTTGCCAAAACGATTGGCAAGGGAATTGTAGCAGAGCAATTTATGATGAGTCAAGGCGATCAAGTCGCTTTATTGTTTTTATCCTGTGCATTGGTGGGTGCGATTTTATGGAACGGAATCACGTGGTATTTTGCAATTCCATCCAGTTCATCGCATGCTCTTGTCGGGGGCTTGATTGGCAGCGGTATCATTTTCTTTGGGTTCAATGCGATTAATTGGAGCACAGTTATGTTTAAGGTGGTTCTGATGATTGCATTGACACCTATTTTGGGATTTATGTTTGGTTGGATTGTGATGGTTGCACTCAAAAAAATCGGATTGAATTTTAATCCGAAATTTAATGAGATTTTAAAGAAAAGCCAACTGGGCAGCATGTTTTTTCTAGCGGTGAGCCATAGTACCAATGATGCGCAGAAGTCGATGGGCATTATTACCTTGCTATTGGTTATCGTAGGCGAGCAGAGTAACTTTGATGTACCTTTGCAAGTGAAAATTGGCAGTTCGTTTTTCTTGGCATTTGGCATGTTATGCGGCGGGTGGAAGATTGTCCGTACCGTTGGGAAGAAGATCTATAAACTTCAACCCATTCATTCGCTGGCAAGTCAAATCAGTTCCGCATCTGTTATCTTTCTTTCAGGATTGATTGGTTCACCTGTGAGTACCAGCCAAATTGTGAGTTCTTCCATTGTTGGGATTGGGTCAAGCGAGAGAATGAGCGCTGTAAAATGGGATGTGGCAAAGAAGATTGTGGTATCGTGGTTTATTACGATTCCCTTTGCAGCAGCGATCTCGGCGGGAACGGGTTTTATTGTATGGATGGTAATGGGAGGTCAAGTGTGAGAAAGATTGTAAAGATGATATCAAAAGAGAAATGTGATTTTTATCAGTTATTGATTAAGCAAACAGAATTGACATGTTCTGCTGTTGAAATATTACATACGTATTGTTCTAATGATGATTCTCATCTGATTGATCAGATTGTGAAACTTGAACATGAAGGGGACTTTGTGCGGAAGGAATTGATTGATGGGATAAATGCTACCTTTATTACGCCAATTAGCCGTGAAGATTTGTACAGCCTTTCAGGTTCTATCGATGATATTTTGGACTATACGCGGTCAACGGCGGAAAGAATTTATGATTTTGACATTGCCGAGAATGCTTCAATATTAACATTTGTTGAAGAGTTACAAACCTTAACACAAGCCTTGCGAGAAAGTGTAATCTCATTGGGCATAAGCCATGATGCAGTGACAGAATCGGCAATTGCGGTTAAGAAAGTAGAAAATCGAATCGAGCGGCGTTATCGTCGAGCGGTGAAACGGCTCTTTGAGCTGGATGACATAAAAGAAATTATAAAATTGAGAGAGATTTATCGACATATCAGCAACGCTGCTGATAAGGGAGACGAAGCAGCTGATTTGCTTTGTCATATAGTGATTAAAGCGGTATAAAGGAGAGGACGATAGATATGAATAGTCGATCATTACGAAAATTAATTGAAGAAAAAAAAGTTGTACGAATTTTGGAAGCGCACAGTGGCCTTACGGGGTTGATTGTTGAAAATACGAAAGTTGAAGAAAACGGTCAGGAAAAATCTTTTGATGGCATGTGGGTTAGTAGCCTTTGTGATTCAACATGTAAAGGGAAACCGGATATGGAGTTGGTGGATTTTACATCGCGGGAACAAACGATTCAAGAGATTCTTGACGTAACAACAAAACCGATGATCCTAGATGGAGACACAGGCGGACGTTTGGAACATTTGGTGTATCATGTGAAAACGTTGGAACGAATTGGCGTTTCTGCACTGATCATTGAAGATAAAGTGGGTCTGAAACAAAATTCGCTCTTTGGTACCGCCGTACCGCAAACGCAAGATACCATTGAGGGATTCTCAAAGAAAATTAAAGCGGCAAAAGCTGCGCAAGCAGGCGATGACTTCATGGTAATTGCCCGCATTGAAAGTTTGATTTTAAAACAAGGCTTAGAAGATGCATTGGCTCGAGCAAAAGCTTATATCCAAGCTGGAGCTGATGGTATCATGATCCATAGTAAAGAAAAAAGCAGCAAAGAGATCGAAGATTTCTGCGCACGCTATAAGCAATTTGAGAAGCGTGTTCCAATCATTGTAGTTCCAACGAGCTATTCGCATATCACTGAAGAGGAATTGGCAGAAATGGGTGTTAGTGTAGTGATCTACGCGAATCATTTGCTACGAAGTGCATTCCCTGCAATGGTGAATACCGCAGAAATAATTTTGAGAAATGAACGTGCATTGGAAGCTAGTGAAAATTGCATGTCGATTAAAGATATTATTACATTGATTGACTAGTGATATTCGTAACTTTTTGAACGAGAAGAGAGTCACATGAAACAGGCAAGAAAAAGTAAGCGAAACAAGTGACAGTATGAATACTGAGAAGCAGCCCATGAGATTTTTCATGAGGCTGTTTTTTGATGGAAGGCGGGGCTCCTTGCTATCGAAAGTTAACGCTTTAGCATATAATAGAGAATATTAAGAAAATAGATACGCCGAAAAGGAGGAAGTGATTTGAAACCATTAATTGGAATTACAAGTAACTATTTTAACAGTCTAATGCCAAAGTTGGAGCGTGGTGGTGAAGACGAATTGGCGGAGATGGAGAAATTAAATCAGACTTATGTGGGAAAAGGCATGTATGCTTTAAATGACCTTCCGGTGAATCTATCCTTTCAGACAGATGCTGCAGCGATTGAGGCCGCTGGTGCAATTCCGGTTGTGCTTCCGTTACTTCGCAATAGGGAAACCATGATAGAAGCTTTGGGGCGATTAGACGGACTCTTGTTTGCCGGTGGCATCGATGTGGGCACGCAATGGTATGGGGAAGAGATGCGAGAAAATTCGGGGCTCTTTGGAAAATTGGAAGGCTTGAAAAATGAGGATGCTGCGGGATTTGCAACAGAAATTATTGAGCGTGATGAAATGGAAATCGAGTTGATTCGTTATGCGGTTGAATATACACAACTGCCGATTTTAGGAATCTGTCGAGGTGCTCAGATCATGAATGTTGCTTTGGGCGGCAATTTATATCAGGATAATCATGCAAAGACTGATTTTAATCATTCTCAATTTAAAAAGTGGGATGGTTATGCCCACCCCGTGCAGATCGTTGAAAATACGATTATGCATCAGATCTTCGGTCGAGAAACAATGGAGGTAAACTCGCTTCATCATCAATCAATCAAAGAATTGGGGCGGGATTTGCTTATATCGGCGAGGTCACCAGATGGGCTGATTGAGTCAATTGAGTATAAAGATGATTCCAGATTCATGCTCGGGATTCAGTGGCATCCAGAGATGCTGCGGATAAAAGTAGCAGAGCAAGAAAAGATCTTCCATGCATTTATTGATGCGTGTATAAAATAAGAAACTTGCCAAAGTGTTCTATTCTTGGAATAGGGACTTTGGTTTTTTTTGTCTTCTTTATGGGTACGTTGAAAGTAGGTTATTAATACTTTTTAAGAAGGGAGACCATTTGATCAATTATGTTGGATATGCTTGTATCAATGAGCATTTAAAACCAAAAACCTTTAAAAGTTGCCGATTAAAAACGATCAAGGAAAAAGGACTTGTGTATTTGAAAAATATTATTTTGCATAACTTGGATTTCACTTATGAAATTTTAAACTGGAATCTCAATCATGGGATCTATTTGTATCGCCTAACAAGTGATTTGATGCCCTTGGTTACTCATCAAGAGGTATTGGAAATGGGTGAGTGGCGTTGGTACGAAGATGAGGAGATTGCAATCAAGCTGGAAACAATTAAAACATTGGTTCAAGAGAATAAGGTTCGGTTGTCGATGCATCCGGATCAGTTTACGGTTTTAAACAGCAACAGGTCTAAAGTGGTTGAGGCTAGCCTTGAATATCTGGAATACCATGCAAGGCTTATGCATGCGGTTGGTGGGCAAGACATTATTATACATGTGGGTGGCGTATATGGTGAGAAAGCAGCGGCAATGAAACGTTTCGTTGACCAGTATAATTTACTCAGTCCCAATATTAGAAAGCTGCTTAGGTTAGAAAATGACGATAAGTCTTATTCTATTTTAGATGTATTGGAAATATCTGAAGAAACGGGTGTACCTGTTGTATTTGATTATCATCACCATCGATGTTTGACTGATGGCGTGGTTACGACTGATTTAATTAAGCGTATTGAGAGAACATGGAAGAATTCGGTTCCAAAGATGCATATCAGCAGTGGAAAATCGAGCGTAAAGGACCGAAGCCATAGCGAATATATTTCGTCTGAAGATTGTCAGGCGGTAGTAGCGTTCTACCAAGATTGCCAGGTGGATGTGATGATTGAGGCGAAGATGAAGGATCGGGCGGCATTGCGGTTTCTTGCAGAAGTAGAACAAGTACGAGAAGCAAAGACCAATAAAGAATAGAGGAGGGCGTATGGCAAGTTATGTAAAAATGTATGGTGTGGCACTCGTTGTATTTTTAATCATTGATCTAGTATGGTTGGCTTTCATAGCGAAGAACTTATATCAGAAGGAATTGGGTTTCATTATGAGTGCGAAGCCGAATTGGACCGCTGCGATTTTGTTTTATTTAATCTTTATCGTCGGGTTAGTTTTCTTTGTTATTAATCCTGCTGTTCAAAAAGACAGCTGGATCTATGCCTTACTCGTGGGTATGCTATTTGGGTTGATCTCTTATTCGACATACGATCTTACTAATTTGGCAACTCTGGCAGATTGGCCACTGAAAATCACCATTATTGATTTGATATGGGGAAGTTCATTAGGTGGACTGGTCTCGATGATTAGCTTCTTTATTTTGAAAGCTTGGAAATGAGATCTTGAATAAACCGTGGAAAGGAGATCAGATGAAGAGAAAACCGGTTATATTTGTGAGTAAGTGCCTAGAACAAGAAGCGTGTCGTTATGATGGAAGTATGATTAGCAATGCCTTTGTGAAAACGCTAGTGGAGTATGTGGACTTCATTACAGTTTGTCCTGAAAAAGAAATCGGGCTGCCTGTGCCAAGGGAAGCGCTTCGGATTGTTCATCATCTTGATGAAGATCGCTTGATGTTTTCGAAGAGCGGAAAGGATGTCAGCCACGATATGGTTGAATTTGCCAATGCTTTTTTGAATC
This genomic window contains:
- a CDS encoding DUF2177 family protein — encoded protein: MASYVKMYGVALVVFLIIDLVWLAFIAKNLYQKELGFIMSAKPNWTAAILFYLIFIVGLVFFVINPAVQKDSWIYALLVGMLFGLISYSTYDLTNLATLADWPLKITIIDLIWGSSLGGLVSMISFFILKAWK